A genome region from Ptiloglossa arizonensis isolate GNS036 chromosome 4, iyPtiAriz1_principal, whole genome shotgun sequence includes the following:
- the LOC143145848 gene encoding uncharacterized protein LOC143145848 isoform X2, whose product MITIDKSILRFLLLLSTTLTKTRSWSETSRDCAPYNSNFERSTGTRVGISEDDLASTILEELESRLSRLERRLRAVEQPVWQMGLTEEDWEVCAEGPCRCQPETKSVSCWRQELLDLPAAQLVPRDVLKLDLGGNRLTALHRDTFLDMTRLNHLDLSDNSIEHLPLNLFFSLHAVTHVRLSKNLLRELHRSQFLSTRNLRILDASSNRLRTLPENLFLSTTSLVMLDLSCNRISNLISGTFRGLSSLEELLLGKNRLSTVPVDLFGDLINLRFLGLEDNRLKNLPDGLFQGLVSLRELNARGNQLTEISGGLLAPLAQLQSLEMSNNKIARIDRSAFRGLRALEELLLGHNRIRTLTPGLFATSGRLVRLVLYSNGIESLSRGVFRGLFNLTSLFLHSNHLRNLHPDVFQDTPNLRKLQLESNYLSSLPARVLDPVPRMEQLRLARNPWHCDCAASYLAIWLQKRYLARANASSDTVEELGVWEFGAGAICRGPGTLGGKPLMRLTFHELCEGQWASMRGLSPRIPIDLVGGQLPAPPDSLPTKDPISV is encoded by the exons ATGATCACCATCGATAAaagtattcttcgtttcttgctgcTCCTCTCGACGACGCTAACCAAGACTCGATCTTGGTCAGAAACTTCGCGCGACTGTGCGCCCTACAActcgaatttcgaacgatcgacgggCACGAGGGTGGGGATTTCGGAGGACGATCTCGCCTCGACGATCCTCGAGGAGCTGGAGAGTCGTCTATCGAGGCTGGAGAGAAGACTCAGGGCCGTGGAGCAACCTG TTTGGCAGATGGGCCTGACGGAGGAGGATTGGGAAGTTTGCGCCGAAGGACCCTGTCGATGTCAACCTGAGACGAAATCGGTGTCCTGTTGGAGGCAGGAGTTGCTGGATCTACCGGCGGCGCAGCTCGTCCCTAGAGACGTTCTCAAATT GGATCTGGGTGGGAATCGACTGACAGCCCTCCACAGGGACACTTTCCTGGACATGACGCGATTGAACCATCT AGATCTCAGCGACAATTCCATCGAACACCTTCCCCTCAACTTGTTCTTCTCGTTGCACGCCGTCACCCACGTCAGACTGAGCAAGAATCTGCTCAGAGAGCTACACAGATCCCAATTCCTGAGCACGCGAAACCTGCGCATTCT AGACGCGTCCTCCAACAGGTTGCGAACCCTGCCGGAGAACCTTTTTCTGAGCACCACCTCGCTGGTGATGCTCGACCTCTCCTGCAATCGCATCTCGAACCTGATCTCGGGTACGTTTCGCGGACTGTCCAGCTTGGAGGAACTTCTGCTAGGGAAGAATCGTCTCTCGACGGTACCAGTGGATCTCTTCGGCGACTTGATCAACCTGAGGTTCTTGGGCCTCGAGGACAACCGACTGAAGAACCTTCCGGACGGGCTGTTCCAGGGACTGGTGTCCCTTCGCGAGCTGAACGCCAGGGGCAATCAGCTCACGGAGATATCAGGGGGGTTGCTGGCTCCTCTCGCACAGCTACAGTCTCTCGAGATGTCCAACAACAAGATAGCCCGG ATCGACCGGTCCGCCTTTCGAGGATTGCGCGCCCTGGAGGAGCTGCTGCTAGGCCACAATCGTATACGAACCTTGACTCCTGGACTCTTCGCGACTTCTGGTCGTTTGGTGCGGCTAGTGCTCTACTCCAACGGGATAGAGAGTCTCTCTCGCGGTGTGTTTCGCGGTCTCTTCAACCTGACGTCCCTGTTCCTGCACTCGAACCACCTCAGAAACTTGCATCCCGACGTGTTTCAGGACACCCCGAATCTGCGGAAACT GCAACTGGAATCCAACTACCTGTCCTCGTTACCCGCGCGGGTTCTAGACCCCGTGCCTCGAATGGAGCAGCTCCGTCTCGCCAGGAACCCTTGGCACTGCGACTGCGCAGCCTCCTACCTGGCCATCTGGTTGCAGAAGAGGTACCTGGCTCGAGCGAACGCTTCCTCGGACACCGTGGAGGAGTTGGGTGTGTGGGAGTTCGGGGCTGGAGCGATCTGCAGGGGTCCTGGAACACTGGGGGGCAAGCCATTGATGCGGTTAACGTTCCACGAGCTCTGCGAGGGTCAGTGGGCCTCGATGAGGGGCCTGTCCCCTCGAATCCCCATCGACCTCGTCGGAGGTCAGCTCCCCGCCCCACCGGACAGTCTACCGACGAAAGACCCCATTTCG GTCTAA
- the LOC143145850 gene encoding cysteine sulfinic acid decarboxylase, with amino-acid sequence MEASTSTEMTTFDLMKRLIDILQEERAFDRSGNEPVLRFVQPDEMEEKLAIYLAEKPASREQIEKAIRQTIRYSVKTFSPHFHNQLYAGVDEYGLAGSWLTEVFNTSQYTYEVAPVFTLMERQVIQKSLELVGYSPLPEGDGILSPGGSISNMYGMVLARYNMLPDIKTKGLAGLPPLVCFTSEAGHYSIEKGAHWLGLGTDNVYKVKCDELGRMRPDELKNAIVEVKKRGDLPFFVNATCGTTVLGAFDPLPQIAAICREEDLWLHVDACLGGSLLLSEKYQKLLQGIQLSNSVAWNPHKMLGAPLQCSLFLVNKNILQEANCAGARYLFQQDKHYDVKWDTGDKSIQCGRKVDGAKLWLMWKARGTQGLRESVDHAMDIAGYFFRRIKDRQGFRPVIPEYEGCNICFWYIPPSMRGQEETQDWWEKLYKVASKVKERMMVEGSLMVGYTPLSYKNIGNFFRMVVTCQPPPTKAAMDYAIEKIEEFAADL; translated from the exons ATGGAAGCATCAACATCTACCGAGATGACCACGTTCGATTTGATGAAACGACTGATCGACATCCTCCAAGAGGAACGTGCCTTCGATCGTTCGGGCAACGAACCCGTCCTGCGATTCGTTCAACCGGACGAGATG GAAGAAAAATTGGCGATCTACTTGGCGGAGAAACCGGCGAGCCGAGAGCAAATCGAGAAAGCGATACGCCAGACGATTCGATACTCGGTGAAGACGTTCAGTCCACATTTCCATAATCAGCTCTACGCTGGCGTCGACGAGTACGGGCTGGCTGGCTCCTGGCTGACGGAAGTCTTCAACACCAGCCA GTACACGTACGAAGTAGCCCCCGTGTTCACGCTGATGGAACGACAAGTGATACAGAAATCCCTGGAACTGGTGGGGTATTCCCCGTTACCCGAGGGCGATGGTATTCTGAGTCCCGGTGGGAGCATCTCCAACATGTACGGTATGGTTTTGGCGAGATACAATATGTTACCGGATATCAAGACCAAGGGACTCGCGGGTCTACCGCCTCTGGTCTGTTTCACCAGCGAGGCTGGTCACTATTCGATCGAGAAGGGGGCCCACTGGCTGGGTTTGGGGACCGATAACGTCTACAAG GTCAAGTGCGACGAATTGGGCCGTATGCGACCGGACGAGTTGAAGAACGCGATCGTGGAAGTGAAGAAACGAGGGGACTTACCGTTCTTCGTCAACGCTACCTGCGGGACCACGGTTCTAGGTGCCTTCGATCCGCTACCGCAGATCGCTGCGATCTGTCGAGAAGAGGATCTATGGTTGCACGTTGAC GCTTGCCTGGGCGGTTCCTTGTTGCTTTCGGAGAAGTACCAAAAACTACTACAGGGTATCCAGCT CTCGAACTCCGTCGCGTGGAATCCGCACAAGATGCTCGGGGCTCCGCTCCAGTGCTCGTTGTTCCTGGTCAACAAGAATATTCTCCAGGAGGCGAATTGCGCCGGCGCGAGGTATCTCTTCCAGCAGGACAAACATTACGATGTGAAGTGGGACACGGGTGACAAGAGCATTCAGTGTGGGAGGAAG GTCGACGGTGCCAAACTGTGGCTGATGTGGAAGGCACGTGGTACTCAAGGACTCCGCGAATCCGTGGACCACGCCATGGACATTGCTGGCTACTTTTTCCGTCGGATTAAGGACCGTCAAGGTTTTCGCCCGGTGATCCCCGAATACGAGGGCTGCAATATTTGCTTCTG GTACATACCGCCGAGCATGCGCGGTCAGGAGGAGACTCAGGACTGGTGGGAGAAGCTGTACAAAGTCGCCTCCAAGGTCAAGGAACGTATGATGGTCGAAGGATCGTTGATGGTCGGCTACACGCCCCTCTCTTACAAGAATATCGGCAATTTCTTCCGCATGGTCGTTACTTGTCAACCTCCACCGACGAAAGCTGCTATGGATTACGCTATCGAGAAGATCGAAGAGTTCGCCGCAGATctgtga
- the LOC143145848 gene encoding uncharacterized protein LOC143145848 isoform X1 translates to MITIDKSILRFLLLLSTTLTKTRSWSETSRDCAPYNSNFERSTGTRVGISEDDLASTILEELESRLSRLERRLRAVEQPVWQMGLTEEDWEVCAEGPCRCQPETKSVSCWRQELLDLPAAQLVPRDVLKLDLGGNRLTALHRDTFLDMTRLNHLDLSDNSIEHLPLNLFFSLHAVTHVRLSKNLLRELHRSQFLSTRNLRILDASSNRLRTLPENLFLSTTSLVMLDLSCNRISNLISGTFRGLSSLEELLLGKNRLSTVPVDLFGDLINLRFLGLEDNRLKNLPDGLFQGLVSLRELNARGNQLTEISGGLLAPLAQLQSLEMSNNKIARIDRSAFRGLRALEELLLGHNRIRTLTPGLFATSGRLVRLVLYSNGIESLSRGVFRGLFNLTSLFLHSNHLRNLHPDVFQDTPNLRKLQLESNYLSSLPARVLDPVPRMEQLRLARNPWHCDCAASYLAIWLQKRYLARANASSDTVEELGVWEFGAGAICRGPGTLGGKPLMRLTFHELCEGQWASMRGLSPRIPIDLVGGQLPAPPDSLPTKDPISVSTVHGWATFSSE, encoded by the exons ATGATCACCATCGATAAaagtattcttcgtttcttgctgcTCCTCTCGACGACGCTAACCAAGACTCGATCTTGGTCAGAAACTTCGCGCGACTGTGCGCCCTACAActcgaatttcgaacgatcgacgggCACGAGGGTGGGGATTTCGGAGGACGATCTCGCCTCGACGATCCTCGAGGAGCTGGAGAGTCGTCTATCGAGGCTGGAGAGAAGACTCAGGGCCGTGGAGCAACCTG TTTGGCAGATGGGCCTGACGGAGGAGGATTGGGAAGTTTGCGCCGAAGGACCCTGTCGATGTCAACCTGAGACGAAATCGGTGTCCTGTTGGAGGCAGGAGTTGCTGGATCTACCGGCGGCGCAGCTCGTCCCTAGAGACGTTCTCAAATT GGATCTGGGTGGGAATCGACTGACAGCCCTCCACAGGGACACTTTCCTGGACATGACGCGATTGAACCATCT AGATCTCAGCGACAATTCCATCGAACACCTTCCCCTCAACTTGTTCTTCTCGTTGCACGCCGTCACCCACGTCAGACTGAGCAAGAATCTGCTCAGAGAGCTACACAGATCCCAATTCCTGAGCACGCGAAACCTGCGCATTCT AGACGCGTCCTCCAACAGGTTGCGAACCCTGCCGGAGAACCTTTTTCTGAGCACCACCTCGCTGGTGATGCTCGACCTCTCCTGCAATCGCATCTCGAACCTGATCTCGGGTACGTTTCGCGGACTGTCCAGCTTGGAGGAACTTCTGCTAGGGAAGAATCGTCTCTCGACGGTACCAGTGGATCTCTTCGGCGACTTGATCAACCTGAGGTTCTTGGGCCTCGAGGACAACCGACTGAAGAACCTTCCGGACGGGCTGTTCCAGGGACTGGTGTCCCTTCGCGAGCTGAACGCCAGGGGCAATCAGCTCACGGAGATATCAGGGGGGTTGCTGGCTCCTCTCGCACAGCTACAGTCTCTCGAGATGTCCAACAACAAGATAGCCCGG ATCGACCGGTCCGCCTTTCGAGGATTGCGCGCCCTGGAGGAGCTGCTGCTAGGCCACAATCGTATACGAACCTTGACTCCTGGACTCTTCGCGACTTCTGGTCGTTTGGTGCGGCTAGTGCTCTACTCCAACGGGATAGAGAGTCTCTCTCGCGGTGTGTTTCGCGGTCTCTTCAACCTGACGTCCCTGTTCCTGCACTCGAACCACCTCAGAAACTTGCATCCCGACGTGTTTCAGGACACCCCGAATCTGCGGAAACT GCAACTGGAATCCAACTACCTGTCCTCGTTACCCGCGCGGGTTCTAGACCCCGTGCCTCGAATGGAGCAGCTCCGTCTCGCCAGGAACCCTTGGCACTGCGACTGCGCAGCCTCCTACCTGGCCATCTGGTTGCAGAAGAGGTACCTGGCTCGAGCGAACGCTTCCTCGGACACCGTGGAGGAGTTGGGTGTGTGGGAGTTCGGGGCTGGAGCGATCTGCAGGGGTCCTGGAACACTGGGGGGCAAGCCATTGATGCGGTTAACGTTCCACGAGCTCTGCGAGGGTCAGTGGGCCTCGATGAGGGGCCTGTCCCCTCGAATCCCCATCGACCTCGTCGGAGGTCAGCTCCCCGCCCCACCGGACAGTCTACCGACGAAAGACCCCATTTCGGTATCTACCGTGCACGGATGGGCAACATTTTCatccgaataa